The Helianthus annuus cultivar XRQ/B chromosome 16, HanXRQr2.0-SUNRISE, whole genome shotgun sequence genome includes a window with the following:
- the LOC110915868 gene encoding uncharacterized protein LOC110915868, with amino-acid sequence MPAVWFALKKSLHCQSGPADVHDPTIQVKNLSKIVTKSKKSSTSTGGKSGCSRSLANLKDVIHGSKRHMEEKPSIMETTNATTNASPRSIGSSELLNPIAHEVILSNSNCELKITGFGSLQDGNGGGDEVVSSRFEGTLKPGTPGPHNHHHHHRMPTRSPMTNRRNSHGSSRVGSRGLGSGFGTIIPTKGRASLDGDGHGIFSLACHKCGEQFVKWEALEFHHLSKHAVTELLEGDSSRKIVELIYKTSWSKSHPNSGGIERILKVHNMQRTLSEFEEHRESVKVKASKLQKKHPRCLADGNELLRFHGTLVECNLGLNGSSSLCQSSNCNVCQILRHGFSIKKINNKNVGGPGVFTTSTSQRAFDALGANNSLLLRKALIVCRVIAGRVHKPTENIQELANQSGFDSLAGKVGIYSNIEELYLLNPKALLPCFVIICKPQI; translated from the exons ATGCCTGCAGTTTGGTTTGCTTTAAAGAAGTCATTGCACTGCCAATCAGGACCAGCAGATGTTCATGATCCAACTATTCAAGTGAAGAATCTGAGCAAAATAGTGACAAAAAGCAAGAAATCTTCAACATCTACTGGAGGGAAATCAGGATGTTCAAGATCTTTAGCAAATCTTAAGGATGTCATCCATGGAAGCAAGAGGCACATGGAGGAGAAACCATCAATTATGGAGACAACAAATGCAACAACAAATGCTAGTCCAAGATCCATTGGAAGTTCAGAGCTTTTAAACCCAATTGCCCATGAAGTCATCTTGTCAAACTCTAATTGTGAACTTAAAATCACAGGTTTTGGTTCTTTGCAAGATGggaatggtggtggtgatgaggTTGTGTCCTCTAGATTTGAAGGTACCCTAAAGCCTGGGACGCCGGGTCctcacaatcatcatcatcatcatcgtatgCCAACAAGATCACCGATGACCAATAGAAGAAATTCTCATGGATCTTCGAGGGTTGGTAGTAGAGGGTTAGGATCTGGGTTTGGTACTATTATTCCTACAAAGggtagagcttctcttgatggagATGGTCATGGGATTTTTAGTTTAGCTTGCCATAAATGTGGTGAGCAGTTTGTGAAATGGGAAGCTCTTGAATTTCATCATCTCTCCAAACATGCCG TTACTGAGCTCCTTGAAGGAGATTCATCCAGGAAAATTGTAGAACTAATCTACAAAACAAGTTGGTCAAAATCCCACCCCAATTCTGGAGGTATAGAGAGGATCTTAAAGGTCCACAACATGCAAAGAACACTATCTGAATTCGAAGAACATCGCGAAAGTGTCAAAGTTAAAGCTAGCAAACTCCAAAAAAAGCACCCACGTTGTCTGGCCGATGGCAACGAGTTACTAAGGTTCCATGGGACTTTAGTCGAATGCAACCTCGGCCTAAACGGCTCATCTAGCCTTTGCCAATCAAGTAACTGCAACGTTTGTCAAATTCTACGCCACGGGTTTTCTATCAAGAAAATTAACAACAAAAATGTAGGTGGGCCGGGTGTTTTCACTACTTCAACAAGTCAGCGGGCTTTTGATGCCCTTGGTGCCAATAATAGTCTTTTACTGAGGAAGGCTTTAATAGTTTGCAGAGTGATTGCTGGGAGAGTTCATAAGCCAACGGAGAACATTCAAGAACTTGCTAATCAATCCGGGTTTGATTCGTTGGCCGGAAAAGTTGGGATTTATTCAAATATTGAAGAACTTTATTTGCTCAACCCTAAAGCATTGCTCCCTTGCTTTGTTATAATTTGTAAGCCACAGATTTAA